The Alphaproteobacteria bacterium genome contains a region encoding:
- a CDS encoding aldolase/citrate lyase family protein produces MRGNPVRAKLRKGGTAFGHMAFEFFTPGLCQIMANAGAEFCIFDTEHSGGGIETLKAQAAFARGTGLVPMARVPGSHYHLIAPMLDVGMMGIMVPMVETAEQAADIAKWCRYRPQGTRGLAFGMAHDDYKGGDHIKAMKEANERTLVIALIETAVGLENVEAIMATPGIDVGWIGHFDLTNALGIDGQFDHPRYKAAANALVRACERNKKAAGFLCGDVKTGKQYLDWGFRTLAYGVDSVVYQGALKAGIDGLRERRVGKGAAARPR; encoded by the coding sequence ATGCGGGGCAATCCGGTTCGCGCCAAGCTGCGCAAAGGCGGCACGGCCTTCGGCCACATGGCGTTCGAGTTCTTCACGCCGGGGCTGTGCCAGATCATGGCGAATGCCGGCGCTGAGTTCTGCATCTTCGACACCGAGCATTCCGGCGGCGGCATCGAGACGCTCAAAGCACAGGCCGCATTTGCACGCGGCACCGGCCTCGTACCGATGGCGCGCGTGCCGGGCTCGCACTACCACCTCATCGCACCGATGCTCGATGTCGGCATGATGGGCATCATGGTGCCGATGGTCGAAACCGCCGAGCAGGCCGCCGACATCGCGAAATGGTGCCGCTATCGGCCACAGGGCACGCGCGGGCTCGCGTTCGGCATGGCGCATGACGACTACAAGGGCGGCGATCACATCAAGGCCATGAAGGAGGCGAACGAGCGCACGCTGGTCATCGCGCTGATCGAGACGGCCGTGGGGCTCGAGAACGTCGAGGCCATCATGGCGACGCCCGGCATCGATGTCGGATGGATCGGGCACTTCGATTTGACCAACGCGCTCGGCATCGACGGGCAGTTCGACCACCCGCGCTACAAGGCCGCCGCGAATGCACTCGTGCGCGCCTGCGAGCGCAACAAGAAGGCCGCGGGCTTCCTCTGCGGCGACGTGAAGACCGGCAAGCAGTATCTCGACTGGGGCTTTCGCACGCTCGCTTACGGCGTCGACAGCGTCGTCTATCAGGGTGCGCTCAAGGCCGGCATCGACGGTTTGCGCGAACGTAGGGTGGGCAAAGGCGCGGCCGCGAGACCGCGATAG
- a CDS encoding transporter substrate-binding domain-containing protein, translating into MAIRFFAAVCAALLGCAIGASAANAQTLDRILKDKKIRITAEVTSPPFGILDKDNKPTGSEIETARQLAKDLGVELELVQVTGPQRIPALLSDRADLAISSLSITTERAKSVWFSSPHGALSIVIGAGKNVNIKSAADLAGKKIGMTRATLEEQVVPKVAPPGTNIVFFDEHAATQQALLSGQVDAIGGAAFLINELAKRNPDKGIEAKFTVTTAFYGIAVKPGNFDLLQWVNTWVFVNKQNGVLAKIYKEHTGVELVDLPPL; encoded by the coding sequence ATGGCAATCCGGTTTTTCGCGGCGGTTTGCGCCGCCTTGCTCGGTTGCGCGATCGGCGCGTCGGCGGCGAACGCACAGACGCTCGACCGCATCCTGAAGGACAAGAAAATCCGCATCACCGCGGAAGTGACCTCGCCGCCCTTCGGCATCCTCGACAAGGACAACAAGCCGACTGGTTCCGAGATCGAGACCGCTCGCCAGCTTGCCAAGGACCTCGGCGTCGAGCTCGAACTCGTACAGGTCACGGGCCCGCAGCGCATCCCGGCGCTGCTGTCGGACCGCGCCGATCTGGCGATTTCCTCACTCTCCATCACCACCGAGCGTGCGAAATCCGTGTGGTTCTCGAGCCCGCATGGCGCGCTATCGATCGTGATCGGCGCCGGAAAGAACGTGAACATCAAGAGCGCCGCCGACCTTGCCGGCAAGAAGATCGGCATGACGCGCGCGACGCTGGAAGAACAGGTGGTGCCGAAGGTCGCTCCGCCCGGCACCAATATCGTGTTCTTCGACGAGCACGCGGCGACCCAGCAGGCGCTCTTGTCCGGTCAGGTCGACGCGATCGGCGGCGCCGCGTTCCTGATCAACGAGCTCGCCAAGCGCAATCCCGACAAGGGCATCGAGGCGAAATTCACCGTGACGACGGCGTTCTACGGCATCGCCGTGAAGCCCGGCAATTTCGATCTGCTGCAATGGGTCAACACCTGGGTGTTCGTGAACAAGCAGAACGGGGTGCTAGCGAAAATCTACAAGGAGCACACCGGCGTCGAGCTGGTGGATTTGCCGCCGCTCTGA
- a CDS encoding amino acid ABC transporter permease, with protein sequence MTYTFQFGIVFDRFPQLVEGALLTIRLAALAMVFGLIVAVICAYLRTSGPKPVRVLVGAYVEAIRNTPFLVQLYIIFFSLPAIGIRFEANTAALVAMIVNLGAYATEIVRAGVQSVPPGQIEVGLALGLKRLQIYRFIVLFPAIKAVFPALASQFILLLLGSSVVSAISANELTAIANTLQSTTFRAFEVYIVVTLMYLAIAVAFRALFAGIYWFVFVRGRGA encoded by the coding sequence GTGACCTACACCTTCCAGTTCGGCATCGTCTTCGACCGCTTTCCGCAGCTTGTCGAAGGCGCGCTGCTCACCATCCGGCTCGCCGCACTCGCGATGGTGTTCGGCCTGATTGTTGCGGTGATCTGCGCCTATCTGCGCACGTCCGGGCCGAAGCCGGTGCGCGTACTGGTCGGCGCGTATGTCGAGGCGATCCGCAACACGCCGTTCCTGGTGCAGCTCTACATCATTTTCTTTTCGCTACCGGCGATCGGCATCCGCTTCGAGGCGAACACCGCGGCGCTGGTCGCGATGATCGTGAACCTCGGCGCCTACGCGACCGAGATCGTGCGCGCCGGCGTGCAGTCGGTGCCGCCCGGACAGATCGAGGTCGGCCTCGCGCTCGGCCTGAAGCGCCTGCAGATCTATCGCTTCATCGTTCTCTTCCCCGCCATCAAGGCGGTGTTCCCGGCGCTGGCGAGCCAGTTCATCCTGCTCCTTCTCGGTTCGTCGGTCGTCTCGGCGATTTCGGCGAACGAGCTCACCGCCATCGCCAATACGCTGCAATCGACCACCTTCCGGGCCTTCGAGGTCTACATCGTGGTCACGCTGATGTACCTCGCGATTGCGGTCGCGTTCCGCGCGCTGTTCGCGGGCATCTACTGGTTCGTTTTTGTCCGGGGCCGAGGCGCATGA